A region from the Mesorhizobium sp. J8 genome encodes:
- a CDS encoding DUF1304 domain-containing protein: MVGNILVGLVALVHCYIVYLEMVLWDTPRGHKAFGLTPEFASASKVLAANQGLYNGFLAAGLIWGLYLGAAGFQIKMFFLLCVAIAGLHGAATVGRKILFIQTVPAVLAIVALWLGL; encoded by the coding sequence ATGGTCGGCAATATCCTGGTCGGGCTGGTGGCGCTGGTCCATTGCTATATCGTCTATCTGGAGATGGTGTTGTGGGACACGCCGCGCGGCCACAAGGCGTTCGGGCTGACGCCGGAATTCGCCAGCGCCTCGAAGGTGCTCGCCGCCAATCAGGGCCTCTATAACGGCTTTCTCGCCGCGGGCCTGATCTGGGGTCTCTACCTCGGCGCAGCCGGATTTCAGATCAAGATGTTCTTCCTGCTCTGCGTCGCGATAGCCGGCCTCCACGGCGCGGCGACCGTCGGCCGCAAGATCCTCTTCATCCAGACGGTGCCGGCGGTGCTCGCCATCGTCGCGCTTTGGCTCGGCCTGTAA